The proteins below come from a single Chitinophaga pinensis DSM 2588 genomic window:
- a CDS encoding SusC/RagA family TonB-linked outer membrane protein, whose amino-acid sequence MDFTAYPKPYLKAMPVQEPAARGLSTKSLSMDDLIVKPGRQYRTATIFLAMKLTFMLLFVALIHVRASVEAQTVSVSGNNMSVKALLQTIRQQTGYVAFYNQDMLTNAKTVSVKGNIALPELISIMSRDQPFRMELKENTKTIVITPKPVPAELTMEKVSAAPGKILGHVADSVCNCPLPGATIRVKGKTATTSTDAQGNFTIEAEQGDVLLISFVGYRPTAYTVRRDKSISIIMAPAVSSINNVVVTGIFNKAKESYTGAAKTITAKEIQNFQGRNIFVTIGNIDPSFYIVPNNSFGSDPNHLPDIQMRGNRNLPNIDQLQDNTSALINTPLIIMDGFPITLQRMMDLNTNEIASITLLKDGPATAIYGSRGANGVIVITTKEPVPGKLRLTYRGGLSLSAPDLSSYHLLNARDKLELERLSGFYYNSTKSPEQNISLQQYYNQVKAQVESGVNTDWMAKPLRNGVDQQHSLRLEGGDAAFRYALIGDVHKINGVMKGSDRRTINGTADLSYRLKTLNFRNSLTVGSVNANESPWGVFGDYVKLNPYWSPYDAAGNIVKTFTPFNYDYWVQNNGTGGKPYPNPMYDATLNTFNSSQYLNIINNFQVDWSPFKHFTVRGAFGINATNLNSDIFKPAEHSAFAGYSDADILRKGSYDYGTGKSFSYTSNLNLQYSNLFRGLHYLSIGAQLEAAEDKSTNYSFSAEGFPDASIDFLGMALQYQRDGRPGGTEATTRRVSAIGNVSYSYDDRYFADVSYRLDGASQFGTNSRFAPFYSLGAGWNLHHIDFIHDNLPVVNRLKIRGSYGVTGNQAFSAYQPLATYGYIINDHYKNWLGARQTSLGNPDLQWQKNQKYNAGVEADLFRGRITMQADFYKEKTSNLLSSLELPYSNGFTSYIENIGQLEQTGWQASATLMLIQDDARRINWSVTGNITHNTDRIVQLSQAMKAANEKLALLTDGSTPNKIIREGASQNTIYAVRSMGIDPSTGRELFMTRKGEVSYSWNAADRVAVGLNQPTYRGNFSTLVRYQGLSFNASFGYRLGGQIYNQTLVDRVESADKFFNVDARVFTDRWKQPGDKAFFRGINDYSVIFPSSRFVQNESTLTCQNINITYNVLNRAWLQHAGLQALTLSANTGELFYLSTVKQERGLDYPFTRQVSFNVFVTF is encoded by the coding sequence ATGGATTTTACTGCTTATCCCAAGCCGTACCTGAAAGCTATGCCTGTTCAGGAACCTGCGGCCCGGGGCTTATCAACCAAATCGCTGTCGATGGACGACCTGATAGTCAAGCCAGGTCGCCAGTACCGGACAGCCACAATATTTCTTGCTATGAAATTGACATTCATGCTGCTTTTTGTAGCACTTATTCATGTCAGGGCTTCCGTGGAAGCACAAACAGTGTCAGTGTCCGGCAACAATATGTCCGTTAAAGCACTCCTGCAAACCATTCGTCAGCAAACCGGCTACGTGGCATTCTACAACCAGGATATGCTCACCAATGCTAAAACGGTCTCTGTTAAAGGCAATATCGCCCTGCCTGAACTGATCAGCATTATGTCCAGAGATCAGCCCTTTCGTATGGAGCTGAAAGAAAACACAAAAACAATTGTCATCACGCCAAAGCCTGTTCCTGCTGAGTTGACAATGGAAAAGGTGAGTGCAGCACCTGGGAAAATTCTCGGACATGTGGCAGACAGCGTATGTAATTGTCCCCTGCCGGGAGCTACCATCCGGGTGAAAGGTAAAACAGCCACCACCTCCACTGATGCGCAGGGTAATTTTACCATTGAAGCTGAACAGGGCGATGTATTGCTGATTTCCTTTGTCGGATACCGGCCTACAGCTTATACTGTGCGCAGGGATAAAAGCATCTCCATCATCATGGCGCCTGCTGTATCTTCTATCAACAATGTGGTAGTAACGGGTATCTTCAACAAGGCAAAAGAGTCTTACACAGGTGCTGCCAAGACGATTACAGCCAAAGAGATCCAGAACTTTCAGGGCAGAAATATCTTTGTCACCATTGGCAACATCGATCCGTCTTTTTACATCGTTCCCAATAACAGCTTCGGCTCTGATCCGAACCATCTGCCTGATATCCAGATGAGAGGAAACAGGAACCTGCCTAATATCGATCAGCTGCAGGATAACACGTCTGCACTTATCAATACACCACTCATCATCATGGATGGTTTCCCGATCACCCTGCAACGTATGATGGACCTCAACACCAATGAAATAGCCTCCATTACTTTGCTGAAAGACGGTCCGGCGACTGCTATCTATGGTTCCAGAGGCGCTAACGGGGTCATTGTGATCACTACTAAAGAACCCGTACCTGGTAAGCTGCGCCTCACTTACAGAGGAGGCTTGAGTCTGAGTGCGCCTGATCTCAGTTCCTATCACCTGTTGAATGCACGCGATAAACTGGAACTGGAGAGATTGTCTGGTTTTTATTATAACTCGACGAAAAGCCCTGAACAGAATATCAGTCTGCAGCAATACTATAACCAGGTTAAAGCACAGGTCGAAAGTGGTGTAAATACTGACTGGATGGCAAAACCTTTACGTAATGGTGTAGACCAGCAGCACTCCCTCCGCCTGGAAGGTGGAGACGCCGCCTTCCGTTATGCCCTGATCGGTGATGTACATAAGATCAATGGTGTCATGAAAGGATCCGACAGAAGAACGATTAACGGAACCGCAGACCTCTCTTATCGTCTTAAAACGTTGAATTTCCGCAATAGTCTGACAGTAGGCAGCGTGAATGCGAATGAGTCTCCATGGGGTGTTTTCGGTGATTATGTGAAACTGAACCCATACTGGAGTCCTTACGATGCTGCCGGCAATATCGTGAAAACATTTACGCCGTTTAACTATGACTACTGGGTACAAAACAATGGCACAGGCGGAAAACCTTACCCTAACCCGATGTATGACGCTACACTGAATACATTCAACAGCAGTCAGTATCTCAATATCATCAACAATTTCCAGGTTGACTGGTCGCCATTCAAACACTTCACCGTAAGAGGTGCTTTTGGTATCAATGCGACCAATCTCAACTCCGATATATTCAAGCCTGCAGAACATTCTGCTTTCGCAGGTTACAGCGATGCAGACATCCTGCGTAAAGGTTCTTACGACTATGGCACCGGTAAGTCATTCAGTTACACCAGTAACCTGAATCTCCAGTATAGTAATCTCTTCAGAGGACTGCACTATCTGAGTATCGGGGCGCAGCTGGAAGCAGCTGAAGATAAAAGCACTAACTACAGTTTTTCTGCAGAAGGCTTCCCTGATGCCAGCATCGATTTCCTTGGTATGGCATTGCAGTATCAGCGGGATGGCCGTCCGGGCGGTACAGAAGCCACTACCAGAAGGGTGAGTGCCATAGGTAACGTGAGCTATAGCTATGATGACCGCTACTTTGCAGACGTGAGCTATCGTTTAGATGGCGCCTCTCAGTTTGGTACGAACAGTCGCTTTGCACCATTCTATTCTTTAGGAGCCGGTTGGAACCTGCATCATATAGATTTTATACATGATAATCTGCCGGTTGTAAACAGGCTGAAAATCCGTGGTTCATATGGTGTGACGGGTAACCAGGCATTTTCTGCTTATCAGCCTTTGGCCACCTATGGGTATATTATCAATGACCACTATAAGAACTGGCTGGGTGCCAGACAAACTTCATTGGGCAATCCTGATCTGCAATGGCAGAAAAACCAGAAATACAATGCAGGGGTAGAAGCGGACTTATTTCGTGGAAGGATTACCATGCAGGCCGATTTCTACAAAGAAAAGACCTCTAATCTCTTATCCTCACTGGAGTTGCCTTATTCCAACGGATTCACCAGCTACATTGAAAATATCGGACAGCTGGAACAAACAGGATGGCAGGCCAGTGCTACATTGATGCTGATACAGGATGACGCACGTCGTATCAACTGGTCTGTAACCGGTAACATTACACATAATACAGACAGGATCGTACAGCTGTCACAAGCAATGAAAGCCGCTAACGAGAAACTGGCATTGCTTACCGATGGTAGCACACCGAATAAAATTATCCGAGAAGGCGCATCACAGAATACCATTTATGCTGTTCGTTCAATGGGTATAGACCCTAGTACCGGCCGTGAATTATTCATGACACGTAAGGGCGAAGTTTCTTACTCCTGGAATGCGGCAGACAGGGTAGCAGTGGGATTAAATCAGCCTACCTATCGCGGTAACTTCAGTACGCTGGTGCGTTACCAGGGGCTTTCCTTTAACGCATCCTTCGGCTATCGCCTGGGCGGACAGATATACAATCAGACCCTGGTAGATCGCGTGGAAAGTGCGGATAAGTTCTTTAACGTAGATGCCCGCGTATTTACAGATCGCTGGAAACAACCCGGAGATAAGGCGTTTTTCAGAGGCATCAATGACTATTCTGTCATCTTTCCTTCTTCAAGATTTGTGCAGAATGAATCAACACTCACCTGTCAGAACATCAACATTACCTATAATGTGCTGAACAGAGCCTGGTTGCAACATGCAGGTCTGCAGGCATTGACGCTTTCCGCTAATACAGGAGAACTGTTCTACCTGTCTACGGTAAAGCAGGAGAGAGGACTGGATTATCCGTTCACAAGGCAGGTTTCATTTAATGTATTTGTCACTTTCTAA
- a CDS encoding FecR family protein: MPTDDFTSMEHAFDERIVRLLHQQLTGEVLTTEEQQELDTWKNTSLSNTALYEKINDEAAVQQMLQTWHQIERNREQNKIRFLAMLQQLQPSSISKRPLLRFLNNQVFRYAAAVVLLIGVVTFFWFNQHKPLEPGNKVVSVDKNMPIAPGRDGAILTLADGSTMVLDSTGNGVVADQNGTSVVLQNGQLAYNTGNGASGVAVYNTVSTPKGRQFKLILPDGTKVWLNAASVIRYPTSFEGNERNISLQGEAYFEVARNAKTPFKVTTGEATTIEVLGTSFNINAYTNENTIRTTLLDGAVRINAYHQTATLKPGQQAAVKPSKGQLVVLNAVNTDQVMAWKNGLFNFDDASLDEVMRQLERWYDIEVVYEKGIPTAHFGGEINKQNTLQDVLHILEGSKVDFQLEGRKLIVKP, from the coding sequence ATGCCAACAGACGACTTTACATCGATGGAACATGCTTTTGACGAGAGGATTGTACGTCTGCTACATCAGCAGCTTACGGGAGAGGTATTGACTACCGAAGAACAACAGGAGCTGGATACCTGGAAAAATACGTCTTTGTCTAACACCGCCTTATACGAGAAAATAAATGATGAAGCCGCGGTACAGCAGATGCTGCAGACCTGGCATCAGATTGAACGTAACCGGGAACAGAACAAAATACGCTTTCTCGCCATGCTGCAACAATTGCAGCCGTCATCTATCAGCAAACGTCCTTTGCTGCGTTTTCTCAACAATCAGGTATTCCGCTATGCAGCTGCTGTTGTATTGCTCATAGGCGTGGTTACTTTCTTCTGGTTCAATCAGCATAAACCCCTTGAACCAGGTAATAAAGTAGTGTCCGTTGATAAAAATATGCCTATAGCACCCGGTCGGGACGGGGCCATACTTACGCTGGCGGATGGTTCTACCATGGTGCTGGATAGTACCGGCAACGGTGTGGTCGCTGACCAGAACGGCACCAGCGTTGTGCTGCAAAACGGACAACTGGCCTATAATACGGGTAACGGGGCATCCGGCGTGGCAGTATATAATACGGTAAGCACTCCCAAGGGCAGACAGTTCAAGCTGATATTGCCTGATGGTACTAAAGTCTGGCTGAACGCTGCCAGCGTTATCAGATATCCGACCTCTTTTGAAGGAAACGAACGTAATATATCCTTACAGGGGGAAGCCTATTTTGAGGTAGCCCGGAATGCCAAAACACCATTTAAAGTAACTACAGGCGAAGCCACCACCATAGAAGTGCTGGGAACCAGCTTTAATATTAATGCATACACCAACGAAAATACCATACGGACCACCCTCCTTGATGGAGCCGTAAGAATTAATGCCTATCACCAGACAGCTACGCTTAAACCGGGACAACAAGCGGCTGTTAAACCATCCAAAGGACAACTGGTGGTACTGAATGCAGTAAATACAGATCAGGTAATGGCCTGGAAAAATGGGCTGTTCAATTTTGATGATGCCAGCCTCGACGAAGTAATGCGTCAGCTGGAGCGCTGGTACGACATAGAAGTGGTTTATGAAAAGGGAATACCAACCGCGCATTTTGGCGGTGAGATTAACAAACAGAACACATTACAAGATGTATTACATATCCTGGAAGGGTCCAAAGTAGACTTTCAGCTGGAAGGCCGTAAACTGATTGTAAAGCCATAA
- a CDS encoding RNA polymerase sigma factor has protein sequence MSPYEEDELLAAIAANDTAAYSHLYDVYYNTLVYFSLSIIQDQHQAEDIATESLLKLWQSPNRFESIGKLRAYLFTLARNASLNYLKHLRVREKRSLEISEQEQGDDNSIASLMAESELMRLIYQEIARLPDNYREIVELLYLQDMPSADVAARLDISMENLRQRKARAIKELKTVLLKKGVSSQFLSILFF, from the coding sequence GTGTCACCATATGAGGAGGATGAGTTACTTGCAGCTATAGCAGCCAATGATACCGCTGCCTATTCCCATTTGTATGATGTTTATTATAACACCCTGGTATATTTTTCCCTCAGCATTATCCAGGATCAGCATCAGGCAGAGGACATCGCTACAGAGTCACTGCTTAAGTTATGGCAATCTCCTAACCGATTTGAGTCAATCGGGAAATTGAGAGCATATTTGTTTACACTGGCGAGGAATGCCAGTCTTAATTATCTGAAACACCTCCGTGTACGGGAAAAGCGTTCCCTGGAAATTTCGGAACAGGAACAAGGTGACGACAACAGCATCGCTTCGCTGATGGCGGAATCCGAGTTAATGCGCCTGATTTACCAGGAAATTGCCAGGCTACCGGACAATTACCGGGAGATCGTAGAATTATTATATCTACAGGATATGCCGTCGGCAGATGTAGCTGCCCGGCTGGACATTTCAATGGAAAACCTGCGGCAACGTAAAGCCAGGGCCATAAAAGAGTTAAAAACAGTACTCCTTAAGAAAGGGGTGAGTAGCCAATTTCTATCAATTTTATTTTTTTGA